CCGAAAGCCTCTCGGTTGAGGAGTTAAGGCAATTTAGCTTCAAGGTCAAGAGGTCATCTACAAACGAGCCTAGTCGAGTGACATTTCGGGGCTCTACTCGACCATATGACCACTTAGAGACTAGCAACCACTGTTACCTAAAAGCCAGCATCCCCACGAAGGAGTGAGTCAAATATGATGGATGTAAACCGACAGGAATTGCTGCTAAATTGATGGTGAACTTCAGGAGGTCGCCTCATTTGCATAGATTAAAATGTGGAGGCGTAAAAATTTCCCGCATCCATATTTCCATCTATTCAGAGCAATCATAGATGGAAATATGGAAGTGGAGTTATGAGCATAAATGCTACATGAGGGAGGACAATTGGTGTATTGTCGCGTTCGTCTCGTCGAGGCCTTTCAGAATGTCCAGGTCTCCTTCTTCTATCTCTTTCCATTGGTTTTGGCTTTGTTCTGTAAGAGCGCCACCTATGTGGCGTTCACATGTGTTATAGAGGACTTTAATGGATTTCCAAACATGTCTTTTTCTCACCCCTGCCTCCTTCCATTGAGGAGATAGAGCACATTCAGCAAGCAGAAAAATAGAACTTTTGCTGCCCCCTAGCTCTGCACAGGAAGGAACCACAGCTATGATTCCAACACTGGGCCAATCAGGTCGATGAGACCTTTCCATCCCTGCCTGGATTGTGGCTGTACCCTATGAGAATCCACATTCCCAATTCTCATCTAGAGCTTCCATATTTCAATCTATTAGATGGGTGGGGTCAGGTGGGGTCAGGTGGGGTCAGAGCCTTGAAAATTGGACTAAGAGTACCTTGAAAAAAGCCCTACCACATATGTCAGGTACAGCAAGATTGACAAATGTTGAATTTTTTGCGTTACACAGTTCAAAGTTCATTGTCAGCCATCTTGTTTTCACATGTGGGATAACTGTGTCAGCATGGTAAGTTGCCCTTCAAAAAATTCTATTTTTGGAGTGTTTTTGGCGTCACTGGAAAGCTTTCGGTTATTGGTACTGTTTTACAAGGAGTTTCAGCAGAAGTTTTCAAGGTTGCTGAAAAGGGTTATCAAAAAATGAACACTTACAAACGTGTCTTCTGTTTTAGCATTAGCTAGATAATGCAATTGTAatgtgttaaatttaaatttgggTGCAGGTGACGCTACCTTCCATATTTCTATCTAAAATTACTTTTGATATTGGAATTGACAACTGCAGATTCACTCTACTAAACAGTCTTCAATGATTTTCTTTCTGGGAATCAGACTTCCAGCGATATGGAGCCAGAACCAGAGATGTCACTGCTGCCTGAATTTGAGGAAGGCAACAGTTCACTCAAGCCGCCACCGGCCAAAAGGTCTGCCGTGGCTGAGTCAGATGAGGCCGATTCTGTGTCTCCACCAGGGAGTCCGGTCTCTCCCCAATCTGTTACTGAGGAGATCCCGATGCCCATGCTGGAACTCCGGTCCGAAGAGAACCATGGGTACCCGTCGGGACTCCAGCCCGAGGAAAATCCCGTGGTCATGCCGGAAACAGAGTCCGTGGACAACCGAAGGAACATGCTGGTTTCCCTGTTTGATGCGACCCTCAGGTGGATGCGGGAATGGCCCGAATACCTCTTGGTGCGCACAACCCATCTTTTGGTCTTTTATGGTCTGTTCATAACTTTTTTTGTAATCTATACATGGTTAATGGTGTTGATTTTGAATGGTTCGGCCTGCCAACCTAAAAAAGGTTGATGTAAAAACGACGAGTCCTAACTCTGCCTGATGATGAGGATCATTTAATGGATGCATACTCTTTACTACTCCACTCATCTCTATTctgttgaggtttttttttttgcaagattTGATATGTTGTTTCAAATTGTTGTtaggaagacaaaaaaaattcaCTTGGATTATGTCTAGTATTTGTGAGTATAAATGTTCATTGACAAAATGCACAATGTTTCAGTTCTTGAGTCTTTGAAGTGCACAAAAGAGACACAAATTCCAAATTTTAATCTACATCTGATTAATAATAGATGGAAATCTGGAAGCCATAGATAAGACTCCACATTCCCAATTCTCATCTACAGCTTCCATATTTCAATCTATAAGAATAACATGTCATAGATTGAAATATTGAAGCCATAGATGAAAAATTTCCCGTCTCCATATTTCCATCTATTCAGAGCAATCATAGATGGAAATATGGAAGTGGAGTTATGAGCATAAATGCTACATGAGGGAGGACAATTGGTGTACTGTCGCGTTCGTCTCGTCGAGGCCTTTCAGAATGTCCAGGTCTCCTTCTTCTATCTCTTTCCATTGGTTTTGGCTTTGTTCTGTAAGAGCGCCACCTATGTGGCGTTCACATGTGTTATAGAGGACTTTAATGGATTTCCAAACATGTCTTTTTCTCACCCCTGCCTCCTTCCATTGAGGAGATAGAGCACATTCAGCAAGCAGAAAAATAGAACTTTTGCTGCCCCCTAGCTCTGCACAGGAAGGAACCACAGCTATGATTCCAACACTGGGCCAATCAGGTCGATGAGACCTTTCCGTCCCTGCCTGGATTGTGGCTGTACCCTATGAGAATCCACATTCCCAATTCTCATCTAGAGCTTCCATATTTCAATCTATTAGATGGGTGGGGTCAGGTGGGGTCAGGTGGGATCAGAGCCTTGAAAATTGGACTAAGAGTACCTTGAAAAAAGCCCTACCACATATGTCAGGTACAGCAAGATTGACAAATGTTGAATTTTTTGCGTTACACAGTTCAAAGTTCATTGTCAGCCATCTTGTTTTCACATGTGGGATAACTGTGTCAGCATGGTAAGTTGCTCTTCAAAAAATTCTATTTTTGGAGTGTTTTTGGCGTCACTGGAAAGCTTTCGGTTATTGGTACTGTTTTACAAGGAGTTTCAGCAAAAGTTTTCAAGGTTGCTGAAAAGGGTTATCAAAAAATGAACACTTACAAACGTGTCTTCTGTTTTAGCATTAGCTAGATAATGCAATTGTAatgtgttaaatttaaatttgggTGCAGGTGACGCTACCTTCCATATTTCTATCTAAAATTACTTTTGATATTGGAATTGACAACTGCAGATTCACTCTACTAAACAGTCttcaatgattttctttttgggaATCAGACTTCCAGCGATATGGAGCCAGAACCAAAGATGTCACTGCTGCCTGAATTTGAGGAAGGCAACAGTTCACTCAAGCCGCCACCAGCCAAAAGGTCTGCCGTGGCTGAGTCAGATGAGGCCGATTCTGTGTCTCCACCAGGGAGTCCGGTCTCTACCCAATCTGTTACTGAGGAGATCCCGATGCCCAAGCTGGAACTCCGGTCCGAAGAGAACCATGGGTACCCGCCGGGACTCCAGCCCAAGAAAAATCCTGTGGTCATGCCGGAAACAGAGTCCGTGGACAACTGAAGGAACATGCTGGTTTCCCTGTTTGATGCGACCCTCAGGTGGATGCGGGAATGGCCCGAATACCTCTTGGTGCGCACAACCCATCTTTTGGTCTTTTATGGTCTGTTCATAACTTTTTTTGTAATCTATACATGGTAAATGGTGTTGATTTTGAATGGTTCGGCCTGCCAACCTAAAAAAGGTTGATGTAAAAACGACGAGTCCTAACTCTGCCTGATGATGAGGATCATTTAATGGATGCATACTCTTTACTACTCCACTCATCTCTATtctgttgaattttttttttttgcaagattTGATATGTTGTTTCAAATTGTTGTtaggaagacaaaaaaaattcaGTTGGATTATGTCTGGTATTTGTGAGAATAAATGTTCATTGACAAAATGCACAATGTTTCAGTTCTTGAGTCTTTGAAGTGCACAAAAGAGACACAAATTCCAAATTTTAATCTACATCTGATTAATAATAGATGGAAATCTGGAAGCCATAGATAAGACTCCACATTCCCAATTCTCATCTACAGCTTCCATATTTCAATCTATAAGAATAACATGTCATAGATTGAAATATTGAAGCCATAGATGAAAAATTTCCCGCCTCCATATTTCCATCTATTCAGAGCAATCATAGATGGAAATATGGAAGTGGAGTTATGAGCATAAATGCTACATGAGGGAGGACATTTGGGGTATTGTCGCATTCATCTTGTCGAGGCCTTTCAGAATATCCAGGTCCCCTTCTTATATCTCTTTCCATTAAAGACTCTGCTCCAGAACAGTGCCACCTATGTGGCGTTTACATATGTGATTGAGCACTCTGAGGGCTTTCCAAACATGTCTCTTTCTCACCCGTGACAGTTTCCATTGAGAAGATATAGGACTTtagcaaacagaaaaaatgaacTTTTGCTGCCCCCTAGCTCTGCACAGGAAGGAACCACAGCTATGATTCCAACACTGGGCCAATCAGGTCAATGAGACCTTTCCGTCCCTGCCTGGATCAAGGCTCTAAGATGAAGTATGGCCGAGTTTGCCCCATTCACCTTGTTTGGCAAGAGGGAGTCAGGGTGTATGAGTGTTCATGGGCTCTGAGAGTCTGGGGCCTTGTTGGAACTTTTGACCAAAACAATAACTTACAGGGCTGATTTTCACATATGTCATAGAGCTCTTCGAGAACTTTCGGGAACAACTGGGCCTGTGTCCGAAAGCCTCTCGGTTGAGGAGTTAAGGCAATTTAGCTTCAAGGTCAAGAGGTCGTCTACAAACGAGGCCTAGTCGAGTGACATTTCGGGGCTCTACTCGACCATATGACCACTTAGAGACTAGCAACCACTGTTACCTAAAAGCCAGCATCCCCATGAAGGAGTGAGTCAAATAT
This sequence is a window from Paralichthys olivaceus isolate ysfri-2021 chromosome 6, ASM2471397v2, whole genome shotgun sequence. Protein-coding genes within it:
- the LOC138410524 gene encoding uncharacterized protein, whose protein sequence is MWDNCVSMTSSDMEPEPEMSLLPEFEEGNSSLKPPPAKRSAVAESDEADSVSPPGSPVSPQSVTEEIPMPMLELRSEENHGYPSGLQPEENPVVMPETESVDNRRNMLVSLFDATLRWMREWPEYLLTSSDMEPEPKMSLLPEFEEGNSSLKPPPAKRSAVAESDEADSVSPPGSPVSTQSVTEEIPMPKLELRSEENHGYPPGLQPKKNPVVMPETESVDN